In Pleuronectes platessa chromosome 4, fPlePla1.1, whole genome shotgun sequence, the following proteins share a genomic window:
- the LOC128438361 gene encoding uncharacterized protein LOC128438361, with translation MLCVTLHAPVVAMDFKLWELLRHCVLVYLILELQWRPVVSAPAHKSCSDLLSTISLSKLLHHEAKDLLKHYITFHGPRSNSSTEDVPDSTVSGVNVSEKLQDVYVKNELFRLHVLKVVHHHSEIFLNKEPVFGPLSRVKDRLLYHSIKVKHLLAGFFPDVPLPSKPALPRLTAGHTYAKKEYGWLVLVRLRDWEEHVLQLLEEMKNMCGQQRLKRLLHTFNSLL, from the exons ATGTTGTGTGTCACTTTGCATGCTCCAGTTGTCGCTATGGATTTTAAACTCTGGGAACTTCTGAGACACTGTG TTCTCGTCTACTTGATCCTGGAGCTGCAGTGGAGGCCGGTGGTTTCTGCTCCAGCTCACAAGAGCTGCAGCGACTTACTCagcaccatctctctctcaaagCTGCTGCATCATGAAGCCAAAGACCTACTGAAGCACTAT ATAACCTTTCATGGACCCAGGTCTAACTCCAGCACAGAGGATGTTCCTGACTCCACCGTGTCCGGGGTCAACGTGTCTGAGAAGCTGCAGGACGTCTACGTCAAGAACGAGCTCTTCCGTTTGCACGTTTTAAAAGTTGTGCACCATCACTCAGAAATATTTCTAAACAAAGAACCTGTTTTCGGGCCCCTGTCGCGGGTCAAGGACCGACTCTTATACCATTCAATTAAAGTAAAGCACCTTCTAGCGGGCTTCTTTCCTGACGTGCCTCTGCCATCGAAGCCGGCCCTGCCGAGGTTGACCGCTGGTCACACTTATGCTAAAAAAGAGTATGGATGGCTTGTCCTTGTCAGACTGAGGGACTGGGAAGAACATGTGCTGCAGCTactggaggagatgaagaacatGTGTGGCCAGCAGAGGCTAAAACGGCTACTCCACACATTTAATAGTTTACTCTGA